GTTAGCACTGATCATCAAGTAACTGACGTCCAACGTCGGGAATTGCAGCGTGTTGGCTGCAAAGTCATCTACGAAGAAACGCGATCAGGCGCCACCATGCGCCGACCAGAACTAAGAGCAATGCTTGAACGTCTCCAGCCCGGGGACGTTGTTCTAGTCTACAAGCTGGATCGCATCGCACGATCCCTGAAAGACCTGCTGACCATCATCGAGCACATCGAGGACTCGGGAGCAGAGTTCAAATCCCTGACCGAAATCATCGACACCACCCAGCCATCGGGACGCATGATCCTACAAATCCTCGGGGCATTTGCCGAGTTCGAGAAAGAGCTAACCCGGGAACGCACGAAAGCTGGACTAAAGGCAGCCAAAGAGCGCGGTGTCCGGCTAGGCCGAGAGCGTGTGCTATCCGACGATGAGGCTGCAAAGATAGTAGCGCTATGGTCTAACGGATCATTCAACAAGCTGCAGCTATCCCGCAAATTCAACATATCTCGCCGAACCATCAGCAGAGCAATTGACCGCGCTAACCGCGAAGCTCAACCCGAGCTGTTCGCCCATGTCCTGGCCGGGGATTAACCCGGCCACCCTACGGGCAAGGGACGGCATGGGCTCTACCCACATCCGCTACGACGACACGCCGCCCGGCTAGCAGAAAGACCGTCTGGCCCGTCACGGCCCGGTGTCGGCTTCGCCTGCCCCCGGCCGTGCCCAGCCATCGACGTAAAAACCACCCGGGCGGCTTTTCGTGACGGTCGCTTTATTCCGACAGACGGCTTTGCGTATTTATGTGACAGTCACTATAATTTGAGTGTGGGCAACGTGCGTTAAGGGGATTGAAATGCGTGACAGTCACGATGACAAAACACTGCAGCTAGATGTGGGCGAAACACCAAAGAAACGCGGTAGGCCAGCACTGGGCGATAAGCCAATGACTGCTGCTGAGCGCAAAGCCAAATCCCGACTTCAAGCAAAGCGCACAGCCTTGAGCATCGACCTCGATAACTTGAAAACCTTAAGCGATGAACAACTCCTTTACCTAATGAGAAACATGGTAGGCATAGCTAGTCGCGCCAGGCTTGCATGGGCCGAATATGGTCGCCGTCACGAAATCCTTGTTTTCGATCCTAGCGATGCGGTGCGAGCTCAGATACAGAGCCTGAAGGCAGCGGAAAGCAGACTTCAAAAAGCTATCGAGGTGACTGTCACAAAAGAAGCGCCCGCTCCTGGAAAGCCGAATAAAGTGACTGGCACAAAAGAAAAGAAGGACGAAGCGGCCCCACCAGTGCAAGAACGCCTGCCGATGGCAGACTTGATCCGCGAAGCAAAGACGCGAGGTAAATTCGCGACTGTCACTAATTCAAAGCCTACACAGAAGAATAAAGCGGCAGTCACTAAAACGCCCGCTGCAAAGTACCAGCATCCTACCGAGGCAAACGCCACGTGGAGCGGGCGAGGGAAGAAGCCTCAATGGGTTATCGACTGGATGGCATCAGGTAAATCGCTCGAGGCTCTCGAGAGCAAATGAAGCTGACGCCGGCATGTAAGCACTCATGTCAGCAATGGCCACACTAATTTCTCTGAAAACAGAAAAGCCCGCGATCGCGGGCTTTTTGGTCTGTAGCTATCAAGAATCAGCGTTTTTAACTCGTCGACGGCTTCGGCCGGGGTCCACCTGGTTGTTTTCCAATAGGTTGCATCTATCCAGATCAACCACACGCCGCCCACTCTCTTCACGCATCTGCCGCAGCAACTCAGCCTCAAATAGCTTCGTCAACCGTCCCATATGCCACGTAAACGCACTACAACCAACATAGGCGTATGAAGCAAAAGCAGCATGACGGCTGGACCAGTTGCAATAACGTCCATTGCGTCGGCGGAAGCGCCAATACAGAGAGCTGAGCTCGCCCCAAAACGCCCAAGCCATTACCGCCACAAACAGCATAAGCAACACACCGAGCTGAAATCCCGCCCAAAACACCTGCATGGCGGCCTCAGCAAGTTGCTGCGTTTCCAATTCACTCATTGTCTTTCCTTTTTGTGACCGTCACTCAGCGGCAATCCGTCGGGCGAGGTGAACGTATCGGGCACTCAGCCCATGCGATGAAATCGATCCGCCGTTGCTCTGGCGTTCTATCGAGAGATGCGCAGCCAGAAAGGATCAGCACAAGGAGAACGGCGCACCTCATACCGATGCCCCGCCGTGCTCAACTGGTTGTAGCTGCTGCTGCTGCTGCTGCGTCTGCTGCTGATCCGGTGCAAGGTGCGGCAGGAAGATGCCATTAGCGACGATGTTGCGGCACAAGTCATCGTCCATCTGAATCGGCGTGGCTTGATTGGTGTAGCACTTGCAGCGGTCGCCGATGGTGACGCATGCCTGAGGCGCCGGAATCTGCTGCGGCTTGGCCAAGTCGTCGTAGGCCGGGGCGGTGTGCGGGAGCCCGTCCAGGCGCGGCTGCTGTTTCTCGATCCACGACAGCTCTGGCTTTGCCATGGCGGTCTGCTGGGGTGTGTAGCCGGCAGGCATTGCTTGCCCTTCCGCCACTTCGGCAGCTTGAGGATTCTGCAAGCGGTTTAGGTACTTGGTGGCAGTCCAGATCAGCCCGGCCAGCACGAACGGCAGTAGCAGCAGGAAGAAGACGCGGGGCGGTATACGGCGCTTATGCGTGTGCATCTCAGCCGACTTGTAATAGCTAAATACCTCCTTCGGGTATCCCCACTTGGTTTTGACGGCATCGGCGCGGGAGGTATCGCAGTTGAGCTTTACTTGAGCCCATTCGTTGAGGTTAGCGGCATGCATGCCAAAGGCCCGCATGACATGGACGTGGCGCCCCACGAGCGGCCGCACGTTGCCATCGAGTAGGCGCGGGCCTTGCGTGATCAGAAACAGATCGTGGCCATTGTGACGGTGCGTTTCGCACTTGGAGACATGCTCGGGCACTTGCGATCCATTGGCACGGGGCCGAAACACGCGCTGGCACTCATCAATGACGATGATGGCGCCGGGCGGTAGCTTGTGCCAATCCTCGGCTTTGTCGAGCTCAAGCCACGGCAACTTGAGATCCGAGATCCCGGAGTAATAAACCTGCCGACCCTCTTTTTCGGCCATCTGGTTCACATACCAGAGCGTATATAGCGTTTTCCCAGCGCCGGGCTGTCCAGTAATGAGCGTAATCATTTAGTCACCCACTTTTTAACGGTTTCGCCGGTCAGGCCGTTGAGTACCATTCGCGCGACGATGGCCGAAAAGACAATAGAAAGCACGACGTCGAGCTTCATCACGCCGAGCACCTGTAAAACACCCGGCGGCGCACCTGAAATCACGGATTTGACGTTGTTGAATATGCTATCCAGACCAGTGCGCAGGCCGGTATAAGTCACGACGCCAACACCCATTGCAATAATGGCGCGACCGATAATCGTGCCAGCAGCACTGGCAAGGGCGCCAACAAGGGCGGGAAC
This region of Chitinolyticbacter meiyuanensis genomic DNA includes:
- a CDS encoding DUF2523 domain-containing protein, producing the protein MPVPLLAVFVPALVGALASAAGTIIGRAIIAMGVGVVTYTGLRTGLDSIFNNVKSVISGAPPGVLQVLGVMKLDVVLSIVFSAIVARMVLNGLTGETVKKWVTK
- a CDS encoding zonular occludens toxin domain-containing protein, which encodes MITLITGQPGAGKTLYTLWYVNQMAEKEGRQVYYSGISDLKLPWLELDKAEDWHKLPPGAIIVIDECQRVFRPRANGSQVPEHVSKCETHRHNGHDLFLITQGPRLLDGNVRPLVGRHVHVMRAFGMHAANLNEWAQVKLNCDTSRADAVKTKWGYPKEVFSYYKSAEMHTHKRRIPPRVFFLLLLPFVLAGLIWTATKYLNRLQNPQAAEVAEGQAMPAGYTPQQTAMAKPELSWIEKQQPRLDGLPHTAPAYDDLAKPQQIPAPQACVTIGDRCKCYTNQATPIQMDDDLCRNIVANGIFLPHLAPDQQQTQQQQQQLQPVEHGGASV
- a CDS encoding H-NS histone family protein — its product is MRDSHDDKTLQLDVGETPKKRGRPALGDKPMTAAERKAKSRLQAKRTALSIDLDNLKTLSDEQLLYLMRNMVGIASRARLAWAEYGRRHEILVFDPSDAVRAQIQSLKAAESRLQKAIEVTVTKEAPAPGKPNKVTGTKEKKDEAAPPVQERLPMADLIREAKTRGKFATVTNSKPTQKNKAAVTKTPAAKYQHPTEANATWSGRGKKPQWVIDWMASGKSLEALESK
- a CDS encoding recombinase family protein produces the protein MLIGYARVSTDHQVTDVQRRELQRVGCKVIYEETRSGATMRRPELRAMLERLQPGDVVLVYKLDRIARSLKDLLTIIEHIEDSGAEFKSLTEIIDTTQPSGRMILQILGAFAEFEKELTRERTKAGLKAAKERGVRLGRERVLSDDEAAKIVALWSNGSFNKLQLSRKFNISRRTISRAIDRANREAQPELFAHVLAGD